Genomic segment of Oscillospiraceae bacterium:
CAAAGTAGTCAGTGAGTTTTCCCCCGCCGGCGACCAGCCAAAGGCCATTGAGGCATTGGCAAACGGTGTTACCAACGGCTTGCAGGAGCAAGCGCTCCTCGGTGTGACCGGCTCGGGCAAGACATATACCATGGCGAAGGTCATTGAGGCCGTGCGGCGTCCAACGCTGATACTGGCGCACAATAAGACCTTGGCGGCGCAGTTGTGTGCGGAGTTTAGGGAGTTTTTCCCCGAAAACTCCGTTGAATATTATGTCAGCTATTATGACCACTATAAGCCTGAGGCGTATATTCCGCAGATTGATTTTTATAAAGAGAAGGATGTCAAATCTAACGATGAGTTGGAGCGCCTGCGGCACTCGGCGACAAGTGCGTTGTTTGAACGGCGCGATGTGGTGATTGTGGCGTCGGTGTCCTGCATTTACGGTTTGGGCGACCCGACCGATTACAGCAACATGATGTTGTCGCTGCGGACGGGCGCGACAGTCAAACGCGATGATTTGCTGCGAAAGCTCATTGATATGCGGTATGAGCGCAACGACGTGGCGTTTGAGCGCAACATGTTCCGCGTGCGGGGTGATACGATTGAGATCTTTCCTGCTTATGCCTATGACAAGGCGATTCGCGTTGAGTTATTCGGCGATGAAGTTGAGCGGCTTTGTGAAATCCATCTTGTTACCGGTGGCGTGTTGAATACGGTTGAACACATTTCGGTTTATCCTGCCAGCCACTACATTGCCTCGGCGGACGCGGTACAAATTGCTGTCAAAGAAATTGAAGATGAAATGTGGGAACGTGTTAAATTTTTTGAGGCAAACGATAAGCACATTGAAGCCCAGCGCATTCGCGAACGCACGATGAACGACATTGAGATGATGCTGCAGCTTGGCTATTGCAGCGGCATTGAAAACTATTCGCGCATTATGTCGGGGCGTGAGACGGGCAGTACGCCGTACACGCTGTTTGATTACTTCCCCAAAGATTTTTTGATGTTTATCGACGAGAGCCATGCGTCTATCCCGCAAGTGCGCGGTATGTACGCCGGCGATCGTGCGCGCAAGACGACATTGGTCGATTATGGATTTCGTTTGCCGTCGGCGCTTGATAACAGGCCGTTGAATTTCGAAGAATTTCAACAGCGTGTCAACCAAGTTGTCTATGTTTCAGCAACACCGGGTGAATATGAGCGCAGTCGCTCGGGGCAAATTGTTGAGCAGATTATTCGCCCGACAGGCTTGCTTGACCCGGTCGTTGATGTGCGCCCCATTCAAGGGCAGGTGGATGATTTGGTCGGCGAAATCAACGAGCGTGCCGAGCGAAGAGAGCGTGTACTGGTGACGACATTGACAAAAAAAATGGCGGAAGATTTATGTGATTATTTCCGCACGTTGCAAATTCGCGTACGGTATATGCACCACGAAGTCGACGCTGTTGAGCGCATGGAGCTGATTCGCGACTTGCGGTTGGGTGAGTATGACGTGTTGATTGGCATTAACCTGCTGCGTGAGGGCTTGGACTTGCCCGAGGTGTCGATGGTGGCGGTGCTGGACGCCGATAAAGAGGGCTTTTTGCGCAACGAAACGTCGTTGATTCAGACCATCGGTCGTGCGGCGCGTAACGAGAACGGCAAAGTTGTGCTCTACGCCGACAAGATAACCAAATCCATGCGGGTTGCCATGGACGAAACGGCACGGCGCCGCGGCATTCAAGAGGCGCAC
This window contains:
- the uvrB gene encoding excinuclease ABC subunit UvrB translates to MPDFKVVSEFSPAGDQPKAIEALANGVTNGLQEQALLGVTGSGKTYTMAKVIEAVRRPTLILAHNKTLAAQLCAEFREFFPENSVEYYVSYYDHYKPEAYIPQIDFYKEKDVKSNDELERLRHSATSALFERRDVVIVASVSCIYGLGDPTDYSNMMLSLRTGATVKRDDLLRKLIDMRYERNDVAFERNMFRVRGDTIEIFPAYAYDKAIRVELFGDEVERLCEIHLVTGGVLNTVEHISVYPASHYIASADAVQIAVKEIEDEMWERVKFFEANDKHIEAQRIRERTMNDIEMMLQLGYCSGIENYSRIMSGRETGSTPYTLFDYFPKDFLMFIDESHASIPQVRGMYAGDRARKTTLVDYGFRLPSALDNRPLNFEEFQQRVNQVVYVSATPGEYERSRSGQIVEQIIRPTGLLDPVVDVRPIQGQVDDLVGEINERAERRERVLVTTLTKKMAEDLCDYFRTLQIRVRYMHHEVDAVERMELIRDLRLGEYDVLIGINLLREGLDLPEVSMVAVLDADKEGFLRNETSLIQTIGRAARNENGKVVLYADKITKSMRVAMDETARRRGIQEAHNTEHGITPKTVVKSVRKLLEISKPAGTEQVRTDNDMTREEKLTMIAQLEKDMKAAAKMMEFEYAAVLRDRIVELSGGK